In one Candidatus Hepatincola sp. Av genomic region, the following are encoded:
- a CDS encoding DNA polymerase III chi subunit, HolC: MPEIAFYGILHTNIYKVLAVLLEKSLKVNKACQVLADNLEESEYVNKYLWSSVTWLPHCVVGAKEEPHTPIVIDYVGSNQPLQKQQEYLFCINNTDYSNITGFQKVFIVFNLQEPEVAKYNRQRWKNYSQNNYVVNFYQQNLKGAFEKQI; encoded by the coding sequence ATGCCTGAAATAGCTTTTTATGGAATATTGCATACTAATATTTATAAAGTATTAGCAGTACTATTAGAAAAATCTTTAAAAGTTAATAAAGCATGCCAAGTGTTAGCGGATAATCTGGAGGAATCAGAGTATGTTAATAAGTATTTATGGTCTTCTGTTACTTGGTTACCCCATTGTGTAGTAGGTGCTAAAGAAGAACCTCATACTCCTATAGTAATAGACTATGTAGGTAGTAACCAGCCTTTGCAAAAGCAACAAGAGTATTTGTTTTGTATCAATAATACAGATTACTCTAATATAACAGGTTTCCAAAAAGTATTTATTGTTTTTAACTTGCAAGAACCAGAGGTGGCAAAGTACAATAGACAAAGATGGAAAAATTATAGCCAAAATAATTATGTAGTCAACTTTTATCAACAAAACCTAAAGGGTGCTTTTGAAAAACAGATTTAG
- the hda gene encoding DnaA regulatory inactivator Hda, which yields MNKQLFFQFPQLCQPRDSDVIVADFNYDVMEFLFKPHQWLSNFLCVYGEAGVGKSFLTQRFIHLYQGKEIFEKHIKHISEIEKITAKYKVLLFEDFEKFCNSKNEVCFFNLYNTVQVSTCKLIITSAIPLHHMPIKLPDLHSRLKSITSLRINNPNDVTLQQLFVKIIADKQIFVSKEVVDYVFKRIQRDMPAIITLTNKMEKYILEYNKPITLKSIQQLI from the coding sequence ATGAATAAACAGCTCTTTTTTCAATTCCCACAACTTTGTCAACCTAGAGATTCTGATGTTATAGTTGCAGATTTTAACTATGATGTAATGGAGTTCTTATTTAAGCCTCACCAATGGCTTTCTAATTTTTTATGTGTTTATGGGGAAGCTGGTGTTGGTAAAAGTTTTTTAACTCAACGTTTTATACACTTGTATCAAGGTAAGGAAATATTTGAAAAACACATTAAACATATTAGTGAAATAGAAAAAATTACAGCAAAGTATAAAGTATTATTGTTTGAAGATTTTGAAAAGTTCTGTAATAGTAAAAATGAAGTATGCTTCTTTAATTTGTATAATACGGTACAAGTTAGTACTTGTAAGTTAATTATTACTAGTGCAATACCACTACATCACATGCCTATTAAATTACCAGATTTACACTCCAGACTTAAAAGCATTACTTCCTTACGTATAAATAATCCTAATGATGTTACCTTACAACAACTTTTTGTAAAAATTATTGCCGATAAACAAATATTTGTTAGCAAAGAAGTTGTAGATTATGTTTTTAAAAGAATACAAAGGGATATGCCTGCTATTATTACTTTAACTAATAAAATGGAAAAGTATATTTTAGAATATAATAAGCCTATTACTTTAAAATCTATCCAACAACTTATTTAA
- the mltF gene encoding Membrane-bound lytic murein transglycosylase F produces the protein MLDWVFFLLTLLLLVVLVTLIFKNKRFLHDITKYTVISLVFTVIIFMLLIFSVVSPSSHQKVKVDPNTVIVGYAEKPPFVFMNNKGQLAGLEVDLVNKSLENQGFKVVWREYPKKDLPTLLQKGRISLAVAGFTSHLPLPNNILLSVPYLTDEVVFFSNAKYFKQLNDETKDADLLTVLTNKNYLVGVVYDDEVNNLAEYLKNWRLQIQSLDFFEFVTESINANYVMVGVTNKTTLNFYKKLNKLDVQTFKIRESFPLDFVILSNKTKLITIINNYIKANQLVNPLIDAK, from the coding sequence ATGCTGGATTGGGTATTCTTTTTACTTACATTACTATTACTAGTAGTACTAGTAACTTTAATTTTTAAAAATAAGAGATTTCTTCACGATATTACAAAGTATACAGTTATATCATTAGTTTTCACTGTTATTATATTTATGTTACTTATTTTTAGTGTAGTTAGCCCTAGTAGCCACCAAAAAGTAAAAGTAGATCCTAATACCGTTATTGTTGGTTATGCCGAGAAGCCACCTTTTGTATTTATGAATAACAAGGGGCAATTAGCAGGTTTAGAAGTTGACTTAGTGAATAAATCTTTAGAAAATCAGGGCTTTAAAGTAGTATGGCGTGAATATCCAAAAAAAGACTTACCAACTTTATTACAAAAAGGGAGAATTTCTTTAGCTGTTGCTGGTTTTACTTCACACTTGCCTTTGCCTAATAATATTCTTCTTAGTGTTCCTTATTTAACAGATGAAGTTGTATTTTTTTCTAATGCTAAATACTTTAAACAACTAAATGATGAAACCAAAGATGCAGATCTACTAACAGTGTTAACTAATAAGAATTACTTAGTTGGTGTGGTTTACGATGATGAAGTTAATAATCTTGCTGAATATTTAAAAAATTGGCGTTTACAAATACAATCTTTAGATTTTTTTGAATTTGTTACCGAGAGCATCAATGCTAATTATGTAATGGTTGGTGTTACCAATAAAACTACATTAAATTTTTATAAAAAACTTAATAAGTTAGATGTGCAAACATTTAAGATTAGAGAATCTTTTCCTTTAGATTTTGTAATTCTAAGCAATAAAACAAAATTAATAACCATTATTAATAATTACATTAAAGCCAATCAACTTGTTAATCCATTAATAGATGCAAAATAG
- a CDS encoding glycosyltransferase, producing the protein MKIALIFPYNNPFTYDRPKPVILSALAYIQNTRYNLTIITPDAPNIFKPSKHTVITIAANSKGQYLQKVIATLDNSYDIVEVHQDTKLAARIAKKYSHIKVTLIKHSFYLINRIKEKFFFNRLFYYYFYLKYIHRVFCISKYVCNVFEKRYPKYYSFNVLYNSYGHVPLDDFKNSVISRKHQIVFSGKPVGNKGVKELFESLIILLNKYPNYNALIMGAFFSKKNKYRKTIREILQKPEIQKLLQEKRILIKENLSIKEVFANLLESEIALMLTKINEAFGLSCLEYHLASCAVVSSGKGGLKEVSGDYAMFLKQVTSKEIVEQVSYLIENPAFATELARKGNEYVLNTFNPFTLSQFLDSEREKTYELYNEN; encoded by the coding sequence ATGAAAATAGCTTTAATTTTTCCTTATAATAATCCATTTACCTATGACCGTCCTAAGCCAGTTATTTTATCTGCTTTAGCTTATATTCAGAATACAAGGTATAACCTCACTATTATTACTCCTGATGCACCAAATATTTTTAAGCCTTCCAAACACACAGTTATTACCATTGCTGCTAATTCTAAAGGTCAATACTTGCAGAAGGTGATAGCCACACTGGATAATAGTTATGATATCGTTGAAGTGCATCAAGATACTAAACTAGCAGCACGAATTGCTAAAAAATATTCTCATATAAAGGTAACGTTAATTAAGCATAGTTTTTATTTAATTAATAGGATTAAAGAAAAATTCTTCTTTAATAGATTATTTTACTATTACTTTTATTTAAAATATATTCATAGGGTTTTTTGTATTAGTAAGTATGTTTGTAATGTATTTGAAAAGAGGTATCCCAAATATTATTCTTTTAACGTTTTATATAATTCTTACGGGCATGTACCCCTTGATGACTTTAAAAACAGTGTAATATCCAGAAAGCATCAAATAGTATTTTCAGGTAAGCCTGTAGGTAATAAAGGAGTTAAAGAATTATTTGAATCTTTAATAATTTTATTAAATAAATACCCTAATTATAACGCTTTAATTATGGGTGCATTTTTTTCAAAAAAAAATAAATATAGAAAAACTATTAGAGAAATCTTACAAAAACCAGAAATTCAAAAGTTATTACAAGAAAAACGTATTTTAATAAAGGAAAATTTATCAATTAAAGAAGTTTTTGCTAATTTATTAGAATCTGAGATAGCCTTAATGTTAACTAAAATCAATGAAGCCTTTGGTCTATCATGTTTGGAATATCATTTGGCCTCTTGTGCTGTTGTTAGTTCAGGTAAAGGTGGTTTAAAAGAAGTTAGTGGTGATTACGCTATGTTTTTAAAACAAGTAACTTCAAAAGAAATAGTTGAACAAGTGTCCTATTTAATAGAAAACCCAGCTTTTGCTACAGAATTAGCACGTAAGGGAAATGAATATGTGTTAAATACTTTTAACCCTTTTACTCTAAGCCAATTTTTAGATTCAGAAAGGGAAAAAACCTATGAATTATATAATGAAAATTAG